A genomic region of Sneathia sanguinegens contains the following coding sequences:
- a CDS encoding helix-turn-helix domain-containing protein, translating into MNYYDFVKKYMDTDENLDNTKYSRVGHSFNLDTQEIKGVYWFYQTDEFIIDIHDFFIKKQIISNKIYNISNYISIYTCYLINAKGEKFSPYQTLSSNSLYSLDFDNMTKDFRFILHENSYYLSVSIGFKREVLERKLKALNIDSKTFYSEIFLSNQTILTKVLEPIAFDILNCKKESLAAKFFFNAKVNEWLSVIIDTYLNRKNFKLFPDDEECLENVSKYLDDNFSKDISQNILEKISMMSGTKLKKLFKEKYGQTITEYTQRKRMKMAEMLLINTDIKIREIAKSVGYLSPSKFSTYYKRYMGIFPREVRKMKK; encoded by the coding sequence ATGAATTACTATGATTTTGTAAAAAAATATATGGATACTGATGAAAATTTAGATAATACAAAATATTCAAGAGTTGGTCACTCTTTTAATTTGGACACACAAGAAATCAAAGGGGTTTATTGGTTTTATCAAACCGATGAATTCATTATCGATATACATGACTTTTTTATAAAAAAACAAATAATTTCAAATAAAATATATAATATTTCTAACTACATTTCTATATACACTTGCTATTTAATTAATGCAAAAGGCGAGAAATTTAGCCCCTACCAAACTCTAAGTTCTAATTCTTTATACTCTCTTGATTTTGATAATATGACTAAAGATTTTCGCTTTATACTACACGAAAATTCATACTATTTATCTGTTTCTATTGGTTTTAAAAGAGAAGTATTAGAAAGAAAACTTAAAGCCTTAAATATTGATTCCAAGACTTTTTATTCAGAAATATTTTTATCTAATCAAACTATACTAACAAAAGTATTAGAACCTATTGCTTTTGATATTTTAAATTGCAAAAAGGAATCTCTTGCTGCTAAATTTTTCTTCAATGCAAAAGTTAATGAATGGTTAAGTGTAATTATCGACACATATCTAAATAGAAAAAATTTTAAGTTATTTCCTGATGATGAAGAATGCCTTGAAAATGTCTCAAAATATTTAGATGATAATTTTTCAAAAGATATTTCTCAAAATATTTTAGAAAAAATTTCAATGATGAGTGGAACTAAGCTAAAAAAGCTCTTTAAAGAAAAATATGGGCAAACAATAACAGAATACACGCAAAGAAAGAGAATGAAGATGGCAGAAATGCTACTAATTAACACAGACATAAAAATACGAGAAATAGCAAAATCTGTAGGTTATCTTTCTCCTAGCAAATTCAGCACTTACTATAAAAGATATATGGGTATATTTCCTCGAGAAGTAAGAAAAATGAAGAAGTGA
- a CDS encoding group II intron maturase-specific domain-containing protein produces MPEDQVIRGWINYFRRGNMKYALKRIDGHLRRRMRIIIWKQWKTREKRIWGL; encoded by the coding sequence ATTCCAGAGGATCAAGTAATTAGAGGGTGGATAAACTATTTTAGAAGAGGGAATATGAAGTATGCATTGAAAAGGATAGATGGGCACCTTAGGAGAAGGATGAGAATAATTATATGGAAACAGTGGAAAACAAGAGAAAAGAGAATATGGGGTCTTTGA